In the genome of Mytilus edulis chromosome 3, xbMytEdul2.2, whole genome shotgun sequence, one region contains:
- the LOC139516952 gene encoding sterile alpha motif domain-containing protein 15-like translates to MQRRNSRAVECDLQTSSVPSSLYWNIEEVAQWIEELGFPQYSVCFRLNFINGRKLIAIDGSALPNMGIHDYEHIKKITESIRDLLGIEKVKKKEIAMKDPRYAYMEIKRRSGTMTDHLTYKDFLRTNKMFFPDHVRKMSM, encoded by the exons ATGCAAAGAAGAAATAGTCGTGCAGTGGAATGCGACCTTCAAACAAGCAGTGTTCCTTCAAGTTTATATTGGAATATTGAAGAAGTTGCGCAATGGATAGAAGAATTAGGATTTCCTCAATACAGT GTATGCTTCCGCCTAAATTTTATAAATGGAAGAAAACTTATTGCAATTGATGGTTCTGCACTTCCGAACATGGGAATCCACGACTATGAGCATATCAAG aaaataaCAGAATCAATTCGAGACTTATTGGGAATTGAAAAAGTGAAGAAAAAGGAAATAGCTATGAAAGATCCAAGATATGCCTATATGGAGATAAAACGAAGAAGTGGCACCATGACCGATCATTTAACATACAAAGACTTTCTGAGGACAAATAAAATGTTCTTCCCTGACCATGTCAGGAAAATGtcaatgtaa
- the LOC139516953 gene encoding uncharacterized PE-PGRS family protein PE_PGRS20-like, which yields MLPNCRYIFVVLVCVTQMSDSQVYNDGQRGEPGRPGRPGRPGRGGGVRRGGRGGVIGGEGGGGGGGGGGGGDGGGRDGEPGRPGGYSWSYSDGANGGGGGGWFDGGGRGGNGGDGGWYGGGGGGLGGGNGGGGGWYSGGGGTGGRGGDGGWYYGGEGGNGGSGGGWYGGGGGRGGGGGLDGMPGEPGGDYYYDAYGPDTYWYDYDYGSPLGSPGKPGRPGKPGNPSGSGSPGKPGRPGKPGGLSKSRRNKQRKSGTRNGDGVVFLESSGNSGNPGNPGAPAGGPPNRGASGGKAKENSLRKSSGQQVSTRRGKAV from the coding sequence ATGTTACCAAATTGTCGATACATCTTTGTCGTCCTTGTTTGTGTAACTCAAATGTCGGACAGTCAAGTTTATAACGATGGCCAAAGAGGAGAACCTGGAAGACCAGGAAGACCTGGTCGCCCAGGTAGAGGCGGGGGAGTACGAAGAGGTGGACGAGGGGGAGTAATAGGAGGTGAGGGTGGAGGAGGAGGCGGAGGTGGTGGCGGTGGTGGCGATGGTGGCGGACGTGATGGAGAACCGGGAAGACCCGGTGGATACAGTTGGAGCTATTCTGATGGTGCAAATGGTGGTGGAGGAGGAGGTTGGTTTGATGGAGGAGGCAGAGGAGGAAATGGTGGGGATGGTGGGTGGTATGGCGGCGGTGGTGGAGGACTTGGAGGAGGGAACGGAGGGGGAGGAGGTTGGTACAGCGGCGGTGGAGGCACAGGTGGAAGAGGTGGTGATGGAGGTTGGTATTATGGCGGGGAAGGAGGCAATGGAGGATCCGGTGGTGGTTGGTATGGAGGCGGAGGAGGAAGAGGTGGGGGTGGTGGTTTAGATGGAATGCCAGGAGAACCAGGTGGAGATTATTACTATGATGCGTACGGTCCAGATACATATTGGTATGATTATGATTATGGCAGTCCATTAGGATCTCCTGGTAAACCTGGCAGACCTGGTAAGCCTGGCAATCCATCAGGATCTGGTAGTCCTGGTAAACCTGGAAGGCCTGGAAAACCGGGTGGATTATCAAAAAGTAGACGCAATAAACAGAGAAAATCTGGAACACGAAATGGTGATGGAGTGGTTTTTCTAGAATCAAGTGGTAATTCTGGTAACCCAGGGAATCCTGGTGCTCCTGCAGGAGGTCCGCCAAACCGAGGTGCTTCAGGTGGAAAAGCAAAGGAAAATAGTCTACGAAAATCATCTGGCCAACAAGTGTCTACACGTCGTGGAAAGGCTGTTTAA